The window GCCTTTCCCCAGAGTACTGATGCCAGCCCGACGTGATATAAAATTGTCTCCAACATTGATCCCTTCTTCAAAAACAATTCCACCTCCAGGAGCACCTGGCTGGCCTACATTATTGACTTGCCCCGAATCAGCAAAAACAGACACCCAAAAACAGATGAAGCATATTGATAAAAGAAATTTTTTCATAATTTGCCTAATTACAAAGATATTTTATCACGTCCCCGATATTATCTCCGGCAATCCAAATTTTATTTGCATTTCCATTGACCGTGACATTGCTGATCGTGCCAGTAGACACAATATGGAGCCCCTCATTGGTCCCAATTGCATTCGTGATCGTTGAACCGCCGATGTAAATATTTCCTTGGTTGTTGATTCCCGATTGAAAGGTACATGATGTTGCTTGTAAATCTGGCATTTGCTGACGATCAAGTGCACCAGCTGCAGCAATGGTAATAGAGCCATTGTTCAAATCCAAAGCCCACTCGAAAATAGGTGCCGCAGTTCTATTTTCTAGTGGGTAGTTAATAACTGCAAAGGCAGGAAGGGATAAAAATGTAAATATCAGAAAAGTAATGAGCTTTTTCTTCATGGTCGGAGCCCCTTTTTGAGGAAAGTGTGACACAAAAAGAAAAAGCTAAAAATAAACTAATGGGTGTTAGGATTTAAGTTGTAGTCCTATGCTAACTGTCCGGTACAGATAATTGAAATGTCGTATGCCATATTGTCATCAGAATTTACGCAGTTCACGTTACCATTATTATCATCTTCATGGATAGTTACATTCACATCAATACTTCCAGCTTGAACATTAGAGTAAGAAATAATTTGTTGTCTATACCTACTAGCTATTACATCTCGTACCCCTAATGCTGTTCCTTGAATAATATAATTCGCATCTGCGAAATCATTGTTAAAAACTATATTGAACGTCATACCAGAGTTATTATCATCAGTCACAAGAGTAGGAACGCCAGCAATATTATTGGAAGATAACACTACGATCGTTCCACCATTAACATCAGCTGTGAATCTTATTCTTGATGTACCAACTTGAAGGGAATCGACATAGTTTTTTGTAGCTGCATCTTGAGCAACAGCAGGGTCTAGAACATTATTGATACGATTATTACCCATTGAAGCTGGACCGGTAAAAGCACGTGCGCCACTTGCCAAAATATATTGAGGATGGTCATCATCGGCCAAACCACCGAGTTGACCGTGATCGAAAAGACTTTCATTGATGATTTTGAGTGATATGGCAGCATCAAGTTGGGTGAAGATATTCCCATTGAGCGCAATACCTTGATTTTCAATAACACTTACAATTTCTTCTTGTACGTTATTATGCCATGTTTTTTCAAATAGCGTTCCTGGCAAACCACCTTGAGCATCTTTGTCTTCAAATAAATTGGCGACATGACCATCAGCATCTACACGTTTCATTTTTAACCCCCAAAATTAAACACAACAAAAGTATGAGCCGGTTTCAGTTCTTGAATTTTACAGAGCATATATAAATCGTCTGGTTGCACTGGTAGATTGATTTCAATCACAAACATACACTCAAGTCCGGTTGAGCGAGCATCACCACACCTTGCTTCACCACACCGAGAAACACGACATTCAATAATTTCAAATTCAGCCTCATCAAATCCAAAACCTTCCAGTAAATCCTCAAAAAACTGTCTGCTTTGCCTATTATTGTTTGCTAGCTTCTGTTTAATCTGATCTCTTCTCTGGTCTAATGTCTGACTTTCAGGATCATCTACACAAGCATCAGGTAAACCTAAATATCTCTCCCAATCACTAATAAGCTCAAGCGTACGATTTGGATCAGCTTCTACTAGGAGTTGAATATAACGATCTTCAACTCTGCAAAACTCAACTGCCATTGAATCAGTGAGAAGCGAAATCGCGCTTCCATCTTCCTTATTCCAAGCTTTTCCGCGTGGAAGCAGTTTTCGCATTAGCGCCTTAAATTTTTGTAATCCTACAGATTCTGCCATGTAATCGTCCCTAAAACTGCTATTTCACCTGCATTTGGTTGAAAATTTACTACAGGTGCGAGCAAGTTGTGATCCTCTTCACCAACAGCTAAACTAATCGCCTCATTGATTCTACTGAGTAAAATTGTTCCATCATGAATCAAATTTGGAGTTTTGAATGTTCCAACAACCTGTGCATCTCGCGCTATCAAGTCCTTTAATTCTTGTGTAACGGCATCTCGAACAGCTTGCGTGTTTGGCTGAAGTGCTATCATAAAATCCAGTGGTGCAGGTGTGGGAGGAAAAACGATCACATCAGCAGTAATTGGTCGAACGGTATCAATGTAATCTTGAACTTCTTGAACCTTTGCAGCGTCAGGAATAATATTTGTTTCACCATCTTCAACCACGAATACTGCAACCGTTCCCAAACCAAACCAACCTGGACCAACCCAAACTCGCGTAATACCCGCAATACTTAAACCCCATGCAACATAATCTCGAACGGCTCCACCAGCGGGGGGCTGTTGAATTCTCTGGAGCAAACGCTCTCTCAACTGTTCTATTGTTTCTTGATCTTCTGCCTCTTGAATGGTGTCATTAACTGTCACGTTTGCATCAACTCCAACGATAGGAGCAACAAGCTGTAAGATACTGCCATCAACAACATTTCCATTTTCCGCTGCAACTACGGCTGTAGCCTCTACGATAATTTCTCCTTCGATGACTTCATCAACACCTTGTTGAGTGACATTGATAATGAAAAAGGTATCACCTGGATTTGCATCTTCTCGTACTCCATTTTGTGCATCGGTAATCGTAAGAACATTGGCTATAGCATTCGCAGACCAAGCATCATCTACATCCAGGACGGCCGCAATTTTTGCTGCAACTGTCGCATCATCATCATTTGCATTGATTGTGGTAATTTCAACATTTCTATCTTGTTGTAGTGCCTGAACTGGTGCGGGCGTTCCTGAGTTATCAATATCAATCCAAACACCCGCAGAACCATCAGCATCATAAAGAATAAAGTAGGTTCCATCTAAAGAGCCACCAACGTCAGCTAATGTTGTAAAGTCGGTGATTTCTTGTGCGCCAACAACGCCAGCAGGGATTTCTCCTTCCGCATCTGTTTGATAATCAACATTATCAGAACGTCTTATGATTGTATTTTGTGGAATGATACTCCCTACATCTCCTGTGAATTTCACCTCAACACGGGCAAAGGTTGCAGCTTTTTTTGAAAGTCCCCACACACTTGCCCAACGTTCCAAAAACTCATCTTCGGCTGTATCTGGTATGAGTTGTCGTGAAAGCCAATCAAGATGACCATGAAGCATATGAGAAACACCTGCTATTGCTTTAGCAATAGCATCTTCCACGCTACGTCGTAAAATTGATGCTATCCCAAGTCCTTCACGAATATCATTTTGAACTCGTGTCACAATTGACGGTAACAATGGTCTGTTAAACGGCATTGATTATCACCCCATCTTTCTCAAAATTCCAAAGCACTTCATATCGTTCAGCATCACCAGAAGGCCGAGTGATGTTAATATTCAGACAAATGATTTCTCGTTCAGGATAGCGAGCAACAACTTCCACATTAGATGCAACACCATCCTCAATCATCCACTCAAGGCTTTTTCTTGCAAATTGTTCAAAGTCATTAAGAGTTGGTTGCGTTTGCTTATTTCGTTCAAGAATCCAGAGTTTTGAGCCAATTTCATCGCCTTCAACTTGTGAGATCATATCTCCCCACCAGCCACGTTTATCATCATGACCAAAAGGAAGCTCATTCTCCTCAGCTCGTTGATCGGTAAAAAGTGAAATGAGTACGGCCGTTCTCAAACCATCTTCCAATTTCAAGCCAGAACTCAGAACGTCAAGGTCAATGACAACCTGATTGTTTATATATAACGATAGTCCTATATCACTCATAATTATAAATTCTGGTTTGGAACACCTGTTTGTCCACCACTATCACCAGGATGATTGTGAGCATTGAAGGTGTTTTTAATTTCCTGTAATCCCGTACCAACATTTTGACTTTCAATATCTTGCACAGCTACTATTCCTCCAAAGAAGAAGGCATTGATACCTCCGCCTCCTCCAAACCCTGAACTCAAACCACCACTTATTCCAAACGATGGCGTTGTATATGTCGTCCCAAGAGGTGCCACCGCTGTAATTTGTTGAGCATTTATTTCATAGTCATTCGTATTTATTTCAACCTTTTGCGATGCATTGATCCGGAAAGTCGCAGTATTGACTTCAATCGTCTTTCCTCGTTTTAACTTTATAAAATCTCCCTCATCTGAATAAAGCGCCACTTCACCTGGTTGTAAGCTTTTGAGGCGATAGCGTCTGTCATCAACAGCAACAATTAAACCGTGCTCTCTATTCCCAGAGGGGAAAACAACCACTCCTTCAGCACCAACAAATGGAACACTCGTAAATCCGTAATTTTGAAACCTTTCAACTTTGTCTTTTATTTCATCAGCAAACAACTCCATCTTCATGAGCTGCATTTTTGTTGTATCATTCACAGCGCTTACTACAGCTCTGCTAACCATCATCGCAATGCGATTTCTCAGTGGCTGAACAGCTCTTCTAAAAAAATCCAAGAGGTCTGCCATTACGAATCCTTCCATCCTAACTTTTCGATAGGATCATTCTCTTTTTCAATAACTGACTCAGGTTCAAACGCATCTTGTCGTCCCAAGCTCATTTGGCTTACTGTTCCTCCACTGTTTGATTTTGTGAACGTAATATTGTTCATCAGCATTTCGCTGGTGATACCCAACATTTTACAATCAACATCAACCAGTTCATTCACCTTCCAAAGTGTTCCATCTCTTTTTTGCCAACCAGCTACTTCAATATCCAGCGTAACACCTTCAGCAGCTCTAACACTTGCCTCCCATTCTGCACGTTTTTGTGACTCTGTTGTATTGAGAGATGTCTCACCAATGACAAGCAATGGTCGATAACGAACAATTCCTGTATCTTGTGCAGTACCACGAGAACTGGCTGCATTTTTTCCATGAAATTCATCCGTCCCCGCTGTCTGACCTTTTATAAAATAATTACTAAACCTTTTTGAATTATCATAGTTCACCGAACCTTTTAAAATATTCACACCCTGAACAAGAGCTGTATTACTTTTTCTTGAACCTCTTCTCGTAAGAACAAGGTCTCCATTTTCATCTGAAATAAGCAATACGCCCCGTATTTTTGCAGCCCGTGATAACGCTTCAAAAACTGACTCTCCTTGCTTAATAGTAAATGGGTCAAAAGCAGCGCCAATATCTGTTTCCACTTTCAATTGAATACCAAAAGGAGAAAGAAATCGTTTTGCTAACTCTTGTAGGTTTAATCCTCGAAATTCACCTGGGGGATCAATCACAGAGCAATCAACTAAGTCACCTGTCTTATCTCTTCCCGTAAGTGTAATAGTTCTGGTGCTTGCATCAAAATTTGCATTGAGGCTGTCAATATACCCATTGATGATCTGTTGCTTTCCAACATAAACCCCAACATTCTTACCTGGCTTTAAGGGCCACTGGGCATTTTCTTGCCTCCAACGATCAGAAATATTAACTGAAAAACTTCCAGAGATTTGAGTCATACTTTTTGCTACACTGACATTTTCCCATGCGTGGTACACTCTGTTGTCAATGACAAGTGAAACTGAATTTTCAATCTCACGTCCGTCTTGTATAATTGCTGGGATGTTAACCATGAGCCAACACCTCCAATGATGACCTTCCAGGGATAAAGGCAGGATTCCTCACTTTGTTTCGATCAATAATGTCTTGCTCTAAGTCACGAGATTCATAAATATCATAGACAAGAATCAACGAAGGTGTAGTGATGTCGGTTGTAAATTCTGCGATACTTGCAAGACTTGTTCCTGGATTTGGCATAACTGCTCGCAGCAATGCCTTTAAGTCACTAAGAGCAACAAAATAATCATCATCAACAACCGAATTCATTTCACGTTCAAGAATGGCCACAATATTCTGCCTTGCTTCTTCAGCTTCATTCAGTGATTTAAAACCATCTCTCAGAAGATTTACATTTCCCTCAGAAACCTGTTTAGCCTCACGAATAAATGATTTTGCAGCCATAGCCACAGCCGTCTGACGAATAAGACTCCTCAAAGCCTCTCTATTTTGAGCTTCACGAACTCTATTTGGGGTAAGTGTAGGAATTTCAGCAAAATCATCCCCGAATGAATCAAGCGAAAGATAAAAGTCGAGAGCACTTTTTTTCCTATCAGTTGTATCGGCTACGTTTTGTATCTCTGTAGAAAGTGAGTCTGACAATGAGCCATTTTGTGTTACAAGAGAGTCAACATTTCGTTCAATGTTTGTGAGATTTTGTTGTACTGTAGATGCAAAATCCAAAGGCGAATGAATTGCCTTAAAGCTTCCCCTGATTAAATCAAGTGAACTCACAATCGTGCTTGATGCAGAAGACACCATATAACCAGGGGCTAGAACTAAATTATAGGAATCTGAGAACACCCTTTTTGAAAGGTCTAAAACAGCCTCGGCTTTATCAATAATGTTTTGACTGTTATTGAGAATTGTTGAGGGGAATTGAAATTTTCCCGCCTCTACAAAACTGATATTGAATGTTGCAATCCTTCCTTCTCGTGTATCTTCTTTCAAAGAAAAACCGGTACAAACAACATTGAGGTTCCCAAGATAAGGATGAACAAGAATACCTTCACCACGCTTCTCACATGCTCTTATCAGGGCATCACGTGTTTGAAAGTAATTATCTCCAAGGATGTGACATTGAATTGAATACTCACGCGCCTCACGACCCATGTCTTCTGTGTAGGGCTCGTCACGTTCGGGAAACTGATGCGTAGTTGTCCGCCTACCACCAGAGAAATCATGGCTATCAATTAAAAATTGAATTCCTCGAAATGAAGCTGGTCGTAATTGATCTGTCCAAACCATAGTTTACCTATTGCGGAAGCGCAGCCAAGCCCACGCTCAAATCTAAAATTCCATCGTTCTGAATAGGATTGATCCGTGTTCCTGGTGGAATATTCGTAAAATCAACCCCCACTCTCGCATTGTTAGTTGTTGTTCTGTTGATAATATTACTACCGATTGCACTCGCTTGAGGTGTGCTTGGTTGCTGATTATTCCCAGCAAAAGCATTCCCAGTAAGAAAATTAAAACCACTTGCAATTCCAGAGCCTATTGTCCGAAGAAATGAACCGATAGGGCCATCCCAAAGATCAGTGAAAAAACTTTTCACTTGTTCCCAATTTTTAACTACGAGACCAGCAGCGCTGATAAGCCAACCAATGGGAGTTATGAATTGAATCAACTTTCCTATTGGAGAATCCCAAAGTTTTATGAATGTCTGCTTGACCTTCTCCCAATTTTTAATCACCAAGAAAGCAATGGCAGCTAATGCAGCAACAGAAGCTATTACAAGCCATATTCCATTTGTCTTTAAGAGAAAAAAAAGAGACTTCATAACAGAAATAATTGTTACAAGAGCGCTTCCAAGCTGAACAATTCCAACAATAAGTTTACCAGCAATGAGAACACTAAGAGCAACTCCTGCTATTTTTAAAAACTTGAAAGCTTGTGATAAGATGGGAACAATATCTCTGAGTTTCAATATGACTTCTTTTAGTTTTTCTACAAACTCAACTACCTTTTCTCTGATAAGAGCTTTATTTTGTTTCGTCCATTCTATCATTCTCTTTACAATATCAGTAACAATAGGAATGAGTTCTGTTCCAAGCAAAATTTTAAAACCACTAAAAACTGTTGTCAGTCTAAAAATCGTATCGTTAAAATCTTCAGCTTTTGTCGTTGCTTCTTTATCGAGTAAAAATCCAAGCTCTTCAAGTTCAACACCCTGGGCCTTTAAAGCATCTGACCCTTGATTGAGAAGATTGATAAGTTTCGTTCCTGCTCTTCCAAAAAGTTCTTGAGCAGCAGTTGTTTTTGCAATCCCATCTGGCATTTGTGAAAAAGCATCGGCTACAGCTAAAACCCCCTCATTCATATTTTTGATCTTACTTGGATCAATTCCTATTCTTTCAAAACCTCTCTTGGCAGTAACAAGACCACTGTTTGC is drawn from Deltaproteobacteria bacterium CG11_big_fil_rev_8_21_14_0_20_42_23 and contains these coding sequences:
- a CDS encoding baseplate assembly protein, whose amino-acid sequence is MEGFVMADLLDFFRRAVQPLRNRIAMMVSRAVVSAVNDTTKMQLMKMELFADEIKDKVERFQNYGFTSVPFVGAEGVVVFPSGNREHGLIVAVDDRRYRLKSLQPGEVALYSDEGDFIKLKRGKTIEVNTATFRINASQKVEINTNDYEINAQQITAVAPLGTTYTTPSFGISGGLSSGFGGGGGINAFFFGGIVAVQDIESQNVGTGLQEIKNTFNAHNHPGDSGGQTGVPNQNL